The following proteins are encoded in a genomic region of Oncorhynchus keta strain PuntledgeMale-10-30-2019 chromosome 6, Oket_V2, whole genome shotgun sequence:
- the LOC118385127 gene encoding peptidyl-prolyl cis-trans isomerase FKBP2-like, translated as MRLCLLFVVTLVSLAPAVRGGDKKKLQIGIKKRVDNCPIKSRKGDVLNMHYTGKLEDGTEFDSSIPRNQPFTFTLGTGQVIKGWDQGLLGMCEGEKRKLVIPSELGYGDRGAPPKIPGGATLIFEVELLGIERRSDL; from the exons ATGAGGCTTTGTCTGCTGTTTGTGGTCACTCTGGTGTCCCTGGCTCCGGCAGTTCGCGGGGGCGACAAAAAGAAGCTCCAAATTGGTATCAAGAAAAGAGTTGACAACTGCCCCATCAAGTCACGTAAAGGGGATGTGCTAAACATGCACTACACC GGAAAGCTGGAGGATGGAACAGAGTTTGACAGCAGCATTCCAAGGAACCAGCCATTCACCTTTACTCTGGGAACCGGACAAGTCATCAAAGGCTGGGACCAGGGCCTGCTCGG AATGtgtgagggagagaagaggaaactGGTCATCCCCTCGGAGCTCG GATACGGAGACAGAGGAGCACCTCCTAAGATTCCAG GTGGTGCCACTCTCATTTTTGAAGTGGAACTACTCGGCATCGAGAGGAGGTCTGACTTATAG